In Littorina saxatilis isolate snail1 linkage group LG8, US_GU_Lsax_2.0, whole genome shotgun sequence, a single genomic region encodes these proteins:
- the LOC138974432 gene encoding gastrula zinc finger protein XlCGF46.1-like, with the protein MNKHMKAKEWRGVMCEEGSLDLETTGLVKMLTLGVDRELYWCPACLTALSDLKRYTAHIRHYHSTKGMEGKLYPLPLKDAIAMKKLVYEAGSELTYYQCLKCFQVCESLYPMAAHLRVTQDNAFTCLTLASDGFEAHRQIVKALSSQPGLSSLCNTCGKHFSDYSCLWFHQSTVHKALGKQHLCHICNASFTHVRYLRKHIKTHSPNRKKYLCDTCGSSYLSIGGLEDHLDRIHRSRRFACQVCGKAFLSRRMLYQHNLSHSRGADFTCSQCSRTFVTQYCLKVHQRIHTGEKPYGCEVCEAAFAQKNSLNVHMRKHGIEIQKPRRNLQQEGGSPCTMLAETQVSLDGM; encoded by the exons ATGAACAAGCACATGAAGGCCAAGGAGTGGAGAGGGGTGATGTGTGAAGAAGGCAGCCTGGACCTTGAGACCACAGGCCTGGTCAAGATGCTGACACTGGGAGTGGACAGAGAGCTGTACTGGTGTCCGGCCTGTCTCACTGCTCTCTCTGACCTCAAGCGCTACACTGCACACATCCGACACTATCATTCCACCAAGGGGATGGAAG GAAAGCTCTACCCTCTTCCTCTCAAGGATGCTATAGCCATGAAAAAGCTG GTGTATGAGGCGGGATCAGAACTGACCTACTACCAGTGCCTCAAGTGTTTCCAGGTGTGCGAGTCTCTGTACCCCATGGCGGCTCACCTGCGTGTCACGCAGGACAACGCCTTCACCTGTCTTACTTTGGCATCAGATGGCTTTGAGGCCCACAGGCAGATTGTCAAAGCCTTGTCTTCCCAACCAGGACTGTCTTCATTGTGCAACACCTGTGGCAAACATTTCAGCGATTATTCGTGCTTGTGGTTTCACCAGAGCACCGTCCACAAAGCCCTCGGCAAGCAGCATCTTTGTCACATTTGCAACGCCTCTTTCACCCACGTGAGGTATCTTCGAAAACACATCAAGACCCACAGTCCCAACCGTAAGAAATATCTGTGCGACACCTGTGGCAGTTCGTACTTGAGTATCGGTGGCTTGGAAGATCACCTTGACAGGATCCATAGATCCAGAAGGTTTGCCTGCCAGGTGTGCGGCAAGGCGTTTCTATCCAGGAGAATGTTGTATCAGCACAACCTGAGCCACAGCAGAGGTGCTGACTTCACATGCAGTCAATGTAGTCGCACATTCGTCACCCAGTATTGTCTCAAGGTACACCAACGGATACACACTGGTGAAAAGCCATACGGGTGTGAGGTCTGTGAAGCAGCTTTTGCCCAGAAGAACAGTCTGAATGTCCACATGAGGAAGCATGGAATTGAGATCCAGAAACCAAGGAGGAATCTTCAACAGGAGGGTGGTTCCCCTTGCACAATGCTAGCTGAAACGCAAGTCAGCTTAGATGGAATGTAG